Proteins from one Triticum aestivum cultivar Chinese Spring chromosome 7A, IWGSC CS RefSeq v2.1, whole genome shotgun sequence genomic window:
- the LOC123150160 gene encoding protein IQ-DOMAIN 9 isoform X1 → MGSGDWFKTIISKKKSKRGKSKHAKKVAAQRNGANLPQQKPSNAPSSSSDPEDNAALEDWAATRIQNAFRRHKARRTLRCLRGVKRLRIVGQSNPVTKQTSATLSYIQSWNKLQAELRNRRAFMVTEGRNRKKKQENQVKLDAKLQNLQVAWNGGSNTMDEIVARIHLREEAAVKRERAMAYAFNHQWRAKSATSQGNFNYGVGNGGWGWSWMDRWIAARPWEPRSMVTPENPKKGQSKKDNTSTNQSALKLQGAISLSNNTSDRKVPKKKSSPSPDKKKPVAKTEQKPVAKTEQKPKAAGPPKAKSKDMKRNQEKQQQPAVPAITA, encoded by the exons ATGGGGTCAGGGGACTGGTTCAAGACCATCATCAGCAAGAAGAAGTCGAAACGGGGCAAGTCAAAGCACGCAAAG AAGGTTGCTGCGCAACGCAATGGAGCCAACCTGCCGCAGCAAAAGCCCAGCAACGCTCCTTCTTCCAGCAGCGACCCTGAAGACAACGCAGCACTGGAAGACTGGGCAGCTACCCGGATTCAGAACGCGTTTCGGCGCCACAAG GCAAGGAGGACGCTCCGTTGCCTGAGGGGAGTTAAAAGACTGCGCATTGTTGGCCAGAGCAATCCAGTTACCAAGCAGACCAGTGCCACACTGAGCTACATACAGTCTTGGAACAAGTTACAGGCTGAGCTAAGAAACCGGCGTGCTTTCATGGTCACCGAAGGGCGCAacaggaagaagaagcaagagaaCCAAGTCAAACTTGATGCAAAGCTCCAAAATTTGCAG GTTGCGTGGAATGGAGGCTCGAATACCATGGATGAAATAGTTGCCAGGATACATCTAAGGGAAGAAGCAGCAGTAAAGCGTGAGCGAGCCATGGCATATGCGTTTAACCATCAG TGGAGGGCAAAGTCTGCCACAAGCCAAGGAAACTTCAACTATGGGGTCGGGAACGGTGGCTGGGGCTGGAGCTGGATGGACCGCTGGATCGCTGCACGACCATGGGAGCCCCGATCTATGGTCACCCCTGAAAACCCGAAGAAGGGACAATCAAAGAAAGACAACACCAGCACAAACCAGTCAGCTCTGAAGCTGCAAGGTGCAATCAGTCTAAGCAACAACACCAGTGACCGGAAAGTTCCCAAGAAGAAGTCATCTCCCTCTCCTGATAAGAAGAAACCGGTAGCGAAAACGGAGCAGAAACCAGTAGCGAAAACAGAGCAGAAACCAAAGGCGGCAGGCCCTCCCAAGGCGAAGTCGAAGGACATGAAGAGGAACCAAGAGAAGCAGCAACAACCCGCGGTTCCTGCGATCACTGCTTGA
- the LOC100415829 gene encoding protein CHAPERONE-LIKE PROTEIN OF POR1, chloroplastic, with product MQAAVALSQSQASLLVRRLPRPYHYAGGPDPDDGVLLLARRGVSLPLPRLRLRRACCSASLPVGTGAGAGSEHVPVFPRQKTWDPYKLLGVDHDASEEEINSARNFLLQQYAGYEENEEAIEGAYDKIMMKSYSHRKKSKINLKRKLIKQVEESPSWVKSLLGHFEVPSMDVVSKRFALFGFIAGWSIATSAETGPTFQLALALVSCIYFLNDKMKNLARASATGLGLFAGGWIVGSLVVPVIPAFIFPRTWCLELLTSLVAYVFLFLGCTLVK from the exons ATGCAGGCCGCCGTCGCCTTGAGCCAGAGCCAGGCGTCCCTTCTCGTCCGGCGGCTCCCAAGGCCTTACCACTACGC CGGCGGGCCGGACCCGGATGATGGCGTGCTGCTGCTAGCACGACGAGGCGTGTCGCTCCCgctcccgcggctgcggctgcggcgcgCCTGTTGCTCCGCGAGCCTACCCGTCggtaccggcgccggcgccggcagtG AGCATGTCCCTGTATTCCCAAGACAAAAAACATGGGATCCTTACAAGCTTCTTGGTGTTGACCATGATGCATCTGAAGAAGAGATCAATAGTGCAAGAAACTTCCTCCTTCAACAATACGCTGGGTATGAAGAAAACGAAGAGGCAATTGAAGGTGCCTATGATAAGATAATGATGAAGAGCTACTCACACCGTAAGAAGTCCAAAATCAACCTGAAAAGGAAATTAATTAAGCAAGTGGAAGAATCCCCATCATGGGTTAAGTCACTGCTTGGACACTTTGAGGTGCCATCGATGGATGTTGTGTCAAAAAGATTTGCTCTTTTTGGATTTATTGCTGGGTGGAGCATCGCAACTTCTGCTGAGACTGGACCTACCTTCCAG CTTGCACTGGCACTCGTGTCATGCATATACTTTCTCAACGACAAGATGAAAAACCTTGCCAGGGCGTCTGCCACAGG GCTTGGACTCTTTGCGGGTGGCTGGATAGTAGGTTCGCTGGTAGTCCCAGTGATCCCGGCATTTATTTTCCCGCGTACTTGGTGTCTGGAGCTCCTTACTTCGCTGGTCGCTTATGTATTTCTATTCTTGGGTTGCACTCTCGTCAAGTGA
- the LOC123150160 gene encoding protein IQ-DOMAIN 9 isoform X2 has translation MGSGDWFKTIISKKKSKRGKSKHAKVAAQRNGANLPQQKPSNAPSSSSDPEDNAALEDWAATRIQNAFRRHKARRTLRCLRGVKRLRIVGQSNPVTKQTSATLSYIQSWNKLQAELRNRRAFMVTEGRNRKKKQENQVKLDAKLQNLQVAWNGGSNTMDEIVARIHLREEAAVKRERAMAYAFNHQWRAKSATSQGNFNYGVGNGGWGWSWMDRWIAARPWEPRSMVTPENPKKGQSKKDNTSTNQSALKLQGAISLSNNTSDRKVPKKKSSPSPDKKKPVAKTEQKPVAKTEQKPKAAGPPKAKSKDMKRNQEKQQQPAVPAITA, from the exons ATGGGGTCAGGGGACTGGTTCAAGACCATCATCAGCAAGAAGAAGTCGAAACGGGGCAAGTCAAAGCACGCAAAG GTTGCTGCGCAACGCAATGGAGCCAACCTGCCGCAGCAAAAGCCCAGCAACGCTCCTTCTTCCAGCAGCGACCCTGAAGACAACGCAGCACTGGAAGACTGGGCAGCTACCCGGATTCAGAACGCGTTTCGGCGCCACAAG GCAAGGAGGACGCTCCGTTGCCTGAGGGGAGTTAAAAGACTGCGCATTGTTGGCCAGAGCAATCCAGTTACCAAGCAGACCAGTGCCACACTGAGCTACATACAGTCTTGGAACAAGTTACAGGCTGAGCTAAGAAACCGGCGTGCTTTCATGGTCACCGAAGGGCGCAacaggaagaagaagcaagagaaCCAAGTCAAACTTGATGCAAAGCTCCAAAATTTGCAG GTTGCGTGGAATGGAGGCTCGAATACCATGGATGAAATAGTTGCCAGGATACATCTAAGGGAAGAAGCAGCAGTAAAGCGTGAGCGAGCCATGGCATATGCGTTTAACCATCAG TGGAGGGCAAAGTCTGCCACAAGCCAAGGAAACTTCAACTATGGGGTCGGGAACGGTGGCTGGGGCTGGAGCTGGATGGACCGCTGGATCGCTGCACGACCATGGGAGCCCCGATCTATGGTCACCCCTGAAAACCCGAAGAAGGGACAATCAAAGAAAGACAACACCAGCACAAACCAGTCAGCTCTGAAGCTGCAAGGTGCAATCAGTCTAAGCAACAACACCAGTGACCGGAAAGTTCCCAAGAAGAAGTCATCTCCCTCTCCTGATAAGAAGAAACCGGTAGCGAAAACGGAGCAGAAACCAGTAGCGAAAACAGAGCAGAAACCAAAGGCGGCAGGCCCTCCCAAGGCGAAGTCGAAGGACATGAAGAGGAACCAAGAGAAGCAGCAACAACCCGCGGTTCCTGCGATCACTGCTTGA
- the LOC123149608 gene encoding post-GPI attachment to proteins factor 3 gives MAGSGLWVVGLASLLALPGIFVSISVEASPGDADPHYRTCVGECQNTGIIGGNIISHCQSRENDSISAGSSWYTQEALRVQWKQLNCMTDCRYYCMMRREEERRLGGLSPVQYHGKWPFKRVSVFQEPLSAALSALNLLMHFTGWLSFFLLVKYRLPLRPQTKKTYYEYTGLWHIYAILSMNAWIWSSVFHTRDIDLTEKLDYSSAVAVLGYSLILTLLRIFNVKEGATRVMFAAPILAFVTTHILYLNFYELDYGWNMKVCVAMGVVQIVAWAIWAGVTHHPSRLKLWVVVFGGALAMLLEVFDFPPYKGYADAHSLWHASTVPLTYLWWSFIKDDAEFRTSTLTLVKKAR, from the exons ATGGCCGGAAGCGGCCTGTGGGTAGTTGGATTGGCCTCCCTTCTTGCACTCCCTGGGATATTCGTCTCCATCTCCGTCGAGGCCAGCCCGGGAGATGCTGATCCGCACTACAG AACTTGTGTGGGGGAGTGTCAGAATACGGGGATTATTGGAGGCAACATCATCAGTCACTGTCAGTCCCGGGAGAACGACAGCATatctgctggaagttcttggtaCACACAGGAGGCTCTTCGTGTGCAGTGGAAGCAACTAAACTGTATGACAGACTGCCGCTACTACTGCATGATGCGAAGAGAAGAGGAACGGCGATTAGGTGGCCTGAGCCCTGTTCAATATCACGGAAAATGGCCCTTCAAACGTGTTTCTGTCTTCCAG GAACCCCTGTCAGCTGCACTGTCTGCTCTCAACCTATTGATGCACTTCACTGGCTGGCTTTCGTTCTTCCTGCTAGTGAAATACAGATTACCTCTTAGACCTCAGACGAAGAAGACGTACTACGAATACACTGGCTTATGGCATATCTATGCAATATTATCAATGAATGCATGGATCTGGAGCTCTGTATTCCATACCAG GGATATTGACTTGACTGAGAAATTGGATTACTCTTCAGCTGTGGCCGTACTTGGCTACTCTTTAATCCTTACACTGCTAAGAATTTTTAATGTCAAGGAGGGGGCTACCCGGGTGATGTTTGCTGCACCTATTCTAGCATTCGTCACAACACACATCTTGTATCTTAACTTCTACGAGCTTGACTACG GATGGAACATGAAAGTTTGTGTGGCGATGGGAGTGGTTCAAATTGTCGCATGGGCAATCTGGGCTGGTGTGACCCATCATCCGTCACGGTTGAAGCTTTGGGTCGTTGTGTTCGGAGGAGCTCTAGCTATGCTTCTTGAGGTGTTTGACTTTCCTCCATACAAGGGGTATGCCGATGCGCACTCGCTGTGGCACGCGAGCACCGTTCCCCTCACCTATCTTTGGTGGAGCTTCATTAAAGATGACGCAGAGTTCCGCACCTCCACACTCACACTGGTTAAGAAGGCCAGGTGA